From the Candidatus Falkowbacteria bacterium genome, one window contains:
- a CDS encoding endonuclease domain-containing protein, producing the protein MSYKNKIILAREFRSNPTKAESIMWQILKDEYLLNYKFRRQYVIAGYILDFYCQSLKLGIEVDGGIHNIPKNMNADIKRQQIIKQYGVEIIRITNEEIISTPILVFQKLRNHIESIIQNYFL; encoded by the coding sequence ATGTCTTATAAGAATAAAATTATTTTAGCTCGTGAATTTCGTTCTAACCCGACTAAAGCTGAAAGTATAATGTGGCAAATATTAAAAGACGAGTATCTACTAAATTATAAATTCCGACGTCAGTATGTAATAGCGGGATATATTCTAGATTTCTATTGTCAAAGCTTAAAACTAGGAATTGAAGTTGATGGAGGAATTCATAACATACCCAAAAATATGAATGCTGACATTAAACGACAACAAATTATTAAACAGTATGGGGTTGAAATTATAAGAATCACTAATGAAGAAATTATATCTACTCCAATATTAGTGTTTCAGAAATTAAGAAATCATATCGAATCAATTATTCAAAACTATTTTCTATAA